In Nostoc sp. GT001, a genomic segment contains:
- the htpG gene encoding molecular chaperone HtpG — MLEQGTISIHTENIFPIIKKSLYSDHQIFLRELVSNAVDAIQKLKMVSRAGDYAGDIGEPEIEIAIDKDKKTLSISDNGIGMTADEVKKYINQVAFSSAEEFIHKYEGKSDQPIIGHFGLGFYSSFMVAQKVEIDTLSYQEGAQAVHWTCDGSPAFTLEESSRTTRGTTIILSLQGEEEEFLESARIKNLVKTYCDFLPVPIKLDGEVINKQKAPWRESPSNLTQEDYLEFYRYLYPFQEEPLLWVHLNTDYPFIINGILYFPKMRPDVDVTKGQIKLFCNQVFVSDNCEEIIPQFLMPMRGVIDSTDIPLNVSRSALQGDRTVKRIGDYIAKKVGDRLKELFRDNREQYISAWKDLGTFVKFGVLNDEKFKKQIEDIIVFRTTAKLTEKVAAETPVVEVQSSDGDAWQDVTPSPSSDSTPIAPYTTLKEYLERNKERNENRVFYSTDETTQTTYIELHKNQGLEVLFMDSFIDTHFINFLEREYQDVKFTRVDSDLDNTLLEQDKDKEIVDPKTNKTRSETIKELFEKSLNKPKLNIRTEALKSDDPHGTPPAIVLLPEILLRLREMSAMMQQGTAEFPEDHILLVNTAHPLIQNLANLNQGSIIQGDGESSTNQLVNLICQHVYDLALMSQKGFDAEGMKSFVERSNEVLTKLTEQASK; from the coding sequence ATGCTAGAACAAGGCACTATCAGTATTCATACTGAGAATATTTTCCCGATCATTAAGAAGTCGCTTTACTCAGACCACCAAATCTTCTTGCGGGAACTGGTATCCAACGCTGTAGACGCCATCCAAAAGCTAAAAATGGTATCCCGCGCCGGCGATTATGCTGGAGATATCGGCGAACCAGAAATTGAAATTGCCATTGACAAAGATAAGAAAACTCTATCCATCTCCGATAACGGTATCGGGATGACCGCAGATGAAGTTAAGAAATATATCAATCAGGTTGCCTTCTCTAGTGCTGAAGAATTTATTCATAAATATGAAGGCAAATCAGATCAACCGATAATCGGCCACTTTGGTCTTGGTTTCTACTCTTCCTTCATGGTGGCGCAAAAGGTAGAAATTGATACCCTATCCTACCAAGAAGGGGCGCAAGCGGTTCACTGGACTTGTGATGGTTCGCCAGCTTTTACTCTCGAAGAATCTTCCCGGACAACTCGCGGTACTACTATTATTCTCAGTCTGCAAGGGGAAGAAGAGGAATTTCTCGAATCAGCACGAATCAAGAATCTTGTCAAGACATACTGCGACTTCTTGCCAGTCCCAATTAAACTCGATGGCGAAGTAATAAATAAGCAAAAAGCACCGTGGCGAGAGTCTCCAAGTAACTTAACTCAAGAAGATTATTTAGAGTTTTATCGCTACCTGTATCCTTTTCAGGAAGAACCGCTGTTATGGGTACATTTAAATACAGACTATCCCTTTATCATCAACGGGATTTTGTATTTTCCCAAAATGCGACCGGATGTAGATGTTACCAAAGGGCAGATCAAGCTATTTTGCAATCAAGTTTTCGTTAGCGACAACTGCGAAGAAATTATCCCGCAATTCCTGATGCCGATGCGGGGTGTGATTGATAGTACCGATATTCCCCTGAACGTATCGCGCAGTGCCTTACAAGGCGATCGCACCGTGAAGCGAATTGGTGACTACATTGCCAAAAAAGTAGGCGATCGCCTCAAAGAACTTTTCCGCGACAACCGCGAACAATACATTAGCGCCTGGAAAGACCTCGGTACTTTCGTAAAATTCGGCGTTCTCAACGACGAGAAATTCAAAAAACAAATCGAAGATATCATCGTCTTCCGCACCACCGCCAAGCTGACAGAAAAAGTTGCTGCTGAAACTCCAGTGGTTGAAGTCCAGTCTTCAGACGGCGATGCTTGGCAAGATGTCACTCCTTCACCCAGTTCTGACTCAACTCCCATAGCTCCCTATACTACGCTGAAAGAGTATCTAGAACGGAACAAAGAACGTAACGAAAACCGGGTTTTCTACAGCACTGATGAAACAACCCAAACTACATACATAGAACTGCACAAAAATCAAGGTTTGGAAGTCCTGTTTATGGACTCCTTCATCGACACCCACTTTATCAACTTCCTAGAGCGGGAATATCAGGATGTCAAGTTTACGCGGGTAGACTCAGATTTAGATAATACCCTGCTGGAACAAGATAAAGATAAGGAAATTGTCGATCCCAAGACGAACAAAACCCGGAGTGAGACAATCAAAGAGTTATTTGAGAAATCTCTCAACAAACCCAAACTCAACATCCGTACTGAAGCGTTGAAATCAGACGATCCTCATGGAACACCACCTGCGATCGTGCTTTTACCAGAGATTCTCCTGCGGCTGCGAGAAATGAGCGCCATGATGCAGCAGGGAACAGCAGAGTTTCCCGAAGACCACATTTTGTTGGTGAATACTGCTCACCCGCTCATTCAAAATCTGGCAAATCTGAACCAAGGTAGTATCATTCAAGGTGATGGTGAATCGTCTACAAATCAGTTAGTCAACTTGATTTGCCAACACGTCTACGATTTAGCGCTGATGTCTCAGAAAGGATTTGACGCTGAGGGAATGAAATCCTTCGTCGAGCGATCAAATGAAGTACTCACCAAGCTGACAGAACAAGCGAGTAAATAG
- the ffh gene encoding signal recognition particle protein, giving the protein MFDALSDRLESAWKKLRGQDKISQSNIQDALREVRRALLEADVNLQVVKDFISEVEAKAQGAEVIIGVRPDQQFIKIVHDELVQVMGDENVPIAEAPEQPTIILMAGLQGTGKTTATAKLALHLRKLERSCLLVATDVYRPAAIDQLLTLGKQIDVPVFELGSDADPVEIARQGVERARAENVNTVIIDTAGRLQIDEDMMAELARIKATVQPHETLLVVDAMTGQEAANLTRTFHEQIGITGAILTKLDGDSRGGAALSVRKISGAPIKFVGVGEKVEALQPFYPDRMASRILGMGDVLTLVEKAQEEFDLADAEKMQEKILSAKFDFTDFLKQLRMLKNMGSLGGLIKMIPGMNKLSDDQLKQGETQLKRCEAMINSMTRQERHDPDLLASSPSRRRRIAAGSGYRESDVSKLVGDFQKMRSLMQQMGQGGFPGMPGMFGGGGGMGNAFAGAGNRPAAPGWRGYDGVPATKKKKPKDKKKKGFGNL; this is encoded by the coding sequence ATGTTTGATGCATTATCTGACCGTTTAGAATCCGCCTGGAAAAAACTGCGGGGACAGGACAAAATTTCTCAATCCAACATTCAAGATGCATTGCGCGAAGTGCGCCGCGCCCTGTTGGAAGCAGATGTCAATCTCCAGGTAGTCAAAGATTTTATTAGCGAAGTCGAAGCCAAGGCACAGGGAGCCGAGGTGATTATCGGCGTGCGACCTGACCAACAGTTCATCAAAATTGTTCATGATGAACTGGTGCAGGTGATGGGAGACGAAAATGTTCCCATTGCAGAAGCACCAGAACAGCCTACTATTATTCTGATGGCTGGGTTGCAAGGTACTGGTAAAACCACAGCTACCGCTAAGTTAGCCTTACATCTGAGAAAATTAGAGCGTAGCTGCTTGTTGGTGGCGACAGACGTATATCGCCCAGCAGCGATCGATCAGTTGCTAACCTTGGGTAAGCAAATTGACGTACCAGTCTTTGAACTAGGAAGCGACGCCGATCCCGTAGAAATTGCAAGGCAAGGTGTAGAACGCGCCAGGGCAGAAAATGTAAACACAGTAATTATTGATACTGCTGGTCGCCTGCAAATTGACGAAGATATGATGGCGGAATTAGCCCGCATCAAAGCAACCGTCCAACCCCATGAAACTCTGTTGGTGGTGGATGCGATGACTGGTCAAGAGGCCGCAAATCTTACCCGCACTTTCCACGAACAGATCGGAATTACTGGAGCGATTCTCACCAAATTAGATGGTGATAGCCGTGGTGGTGCTGCGCTTTCGGTGCGAAAGATTTCGGGAGCACCGATTAAATTTGTGGGCGTAGGTGAAAAAGTCGAGGCACTGCAACCGTTTTATCCCGATCGCATGGCATCGCGGATTTTGGGAATGGGCGATGTGTTAACCCTGGTAGAAAAAGCCCAAGAAGAGTTTGATTTAGCCGATGCTGAGAAAATGCAGGAGAAAATCCTGTCAGCAAAGTTTGACTTTACTGACTTTCTCAAGCAGTTGCGAATGCTGAAGAACATGGGTTCTCTGGGAGGCTTGATCAAGATGATTCCAGGGATGAACAAGCTTTCAGACGATCAACTCAAGCAGGGAGAAACCCAGTTAAAGCGCTGTGAGGCGATGATTAACTCCATGACTCGCCAAGAACGCCACGACCCCGATTTATTAGCCAGTTCTCCCAGCCGGCGGCGGCGGATTGCTGCTGGCTCAGGCTATAGAGAGTCAGATGTCAGCAAATTGGTAGGTGATTTCCAAAAAATGCGATCGCTCATGCAGCAAATGGGCCAAGGTGGCTTCCCTGGAATGCCGGGAATGTTCGGCGGTGGCGGTGGCATGGGTAATGCCTTCGCAGGCGCTGGTAATCGTCCCGCAGCCCCCGGATGGCGAGGTTATGATGGTGTCCCAGCCACGAAAAAGAAAAAACCCAAAGATAAAAAGAAAAAAGGCTTTGGTAATCTTTAA
- a CDS encoding DsbA family protein, translated as MQGLPVDIERRPMYIPKERGIKVADLQGRSESAVLSSYHKEDCLRWAKKYGIEIRLKEFEEFGRWVKRWEKMKFGREELPARAYYAACGAGKEHLLDAAFFRATYIDQLDVNDESVIKKVANDVGLNGDRILELIYGEAAKLAAVAALAEYEQFGCPGVPTWVVEGERFWGKDRVDWVTEKVKQLCNTTVTKTVVSAE; from the coding sequence TTGCAAGGTTTACCTGTTGATATTGAACGACGACCAATGTACATACCGAAGGAACGAGGTATCAAGGTAGCTGACCTACAAGGACGAAGTGAAAGCGCCGTGTTATCGTCCTATCACAAAGAAGATTGTCTGCGGTGGGCGAAAAAGTACGGCATTGAAATTCGGCTCAAGGAATTTGAAGAATTTGGTAGGTGGGTGAAGCGTTGGGAGAAAATGAAGTTTGGTCGCGAAGAACTTCCCGCGAGAGCCTATTACGCTGCTTGTGGAGCTGGGAAAGAGCATCTGCTTGATGCTGCGTTCTTTCGAGCGACGTACATTGACCAACTTGATGTCAACGATGAGTCTGTGATTAAGAAAGTTGCAAATGATGTTGGGTTGAATGGCGATCGCATTCTTGAGTTAATCTACGGGGAAGCAGCAAAACTTGCAGCAGTGGCAGCTTTGGCAGAATACGAACAATTTGGCTGTCCCGGAGTCCCGACTTGGGTAGTCGAAGGCGAGAGATTTTGGGGAAAGGATCGTGTTGATTGGGTAACAGAAAAAGTAAAACAATTATGTAACACCACTGTTACCAAAACAGTAGTGAGTGCTGAGTAA
- the rpmB gene encoding 50S ribosomal protein L28, producing MSRRCELTGKKANNAFSVSHSHRRTKRLQHANLQDKRVWWEGGNRWVRLKLSTKAIKTLQINGLEAMAKAAGINLNHY from the coding sequence ATGTCCCGTCGCTGTGAACTAACTGGTAAGAAGGCAAATAACGCTTTTTCTGTTTCTCACTCCCACCGCCGTACAAAACGCCTTCAGCACGCTAATCTGCAAGACAAGCGTGTTTGGTGGGAAGGCGGAAATCGCTGGGTAAGACTAAAGTTGTCTACCAAAGCAATTAAAACCCTACAAATTAATGGGTTAGAAGCAATGGCAAAAGCAGCTGGGATTAACCTGAATCATTACTAA
- a CDS encoding GAF domain-containing protein — translation MTTNSYETSNHLDLQECHKQLHLTVQYQKILARILAKIRASVNIESLCSTSCQDICRQLKIERVAIYRFNTDWSGSFLNRFGFAEHPWDALTAFGQDLVWEDSHLQETQGGRYRKNEPFAVADIYDAGHARCHIEVLEQFQIRAYAIAPIFIGPKLWGMLAAYQHSAPRQWYPHEVEFFAQAASHLGLAMQQAENLEQTKQRTAELQDAIARQRALTEVVGNIRSSVNTKIILDTACQELCKLLKLERAAIYRFNEDWSGEFVSQFGMVEAQWNRIHPFGKNLVWEDTYLQETKGGRYRNNESFVVNDIYQAGHSRCHIDILEQFKIRAYTLAPIFIGPKLWGLIAAYQHSGPRQWANYEVEFLGQVGAQLGVAIQQAENLAQSKQQASALQDAIARQRALTEVVGKIRSSLNIDLILKTTCQEVCKLLRVERVGVYRFNEDWSGEFVSNFGMVEAQWDSINPFGKNLVWEDTHLQETKGGRYRNNENFAVEDIYQAGHSRCHLDILEQFKIRAYALIPIFVGRNLWGLLAAYQHSAPRQWDSVEVEFLGQVASQLGVALQSSQMVTQIQTRADELQQSAEQRRILFDLVVKIRESLDLETILKTTVQEVRRSLNTDRVGIFRFDPNVGFCSGEFIAEDVLPKFDSALAVKVQDYCFGDQYAPQYRQGQVQVMSDVNSVGSKVPHLDVIERFQVKAQIVVPLMEGDELWGLLCIHQCTHTRHWEEAELEFVTQVAAQLSVALRQANLFQQSSLLGQTREEANQLAQALNELRTAQMQIIHAEKMASLGQLVAGVAHEINNPINFIHGNLEHAHQYTQELLRYVQLFWHHYPNAAPEIQEFFKKAEIEYLVEDLPQLFQSMQVGTERIREIVTSLRNFSRLDEADFKPANIHEGIDSTLMILQNRLKPSADSLNIHVSKDYGTLPLIECYPGQLNQVFMNLLSNAIDALEERTTQESSEALAKNPCKIQISTSLLNKDWIVIRIADNGLGIDEKVLSRLFDPFFTTKVVGKGTGLGLSISYQIVTEKHNGKIYCQSELGKGTEFVIELPIRQVAARKSVAKLKVLDQV, via the coding sequence ATGACAACGAACAGTTATGAAACGTCGAACCACTTAGACCTGCAAGAGTGTCACAAACAGTTACATCTCACGGTTCAATATCAAAAAATATTGGCGAGGATTCTGGCTAAGATTCGCGCATCTGTAAACATCGAATCCCTCTGTTCGACTTCTTGTCAAGATATTTGTCGGCAATTGAAGATTGAGCGAGTTGCAATCTATCGCTTTAACACTGACTGGAGCGGTAGTTTTCTCAATCGTTTTGGCTTTGCAGAACATCCTTGGGATGCATTGACCGCATTTGGACAGGACTTAGTTTGGGAAGATTCGCATTTGCAAGAAACTCAGGGAGGGCGATATCGCAAAAATGAGCCGTTTGCTGTAGCTGACATTTACGATGCCGGGCACGCTCGTTGTCATATTGAAGTATTAGAACAGTTTCAGATTCGGGCGTATGCGATCGCACCCATCTTCATCGGGCCAAAATTGTGGGGAATGCTGGCAGCTTATCAACACTCTGCTCCTCGGCAATGGTATCCTCACGAAGTCGAATTCTTTGCCCAAGCTGCCAGCCATCTCGGTTTAGCAATGCAGCAAGCAGAAAATTTAGAACAGACTAAACAACGCACAGCAGAACTGCAAGATGCGATCGCAAGGCAACGTGCGTTGACGGAAGTAGTAGGAAATATTCGCTCGTCTGTAAATACCAAAATTATTCTAGACACTGCCTGTCAAGAACTCTGCAAACTCCTGAAGTTAGAGCGGGCAGCAATTTACCGCTTTAATGAAGACTGGAGCGGCGAATTTGTCAGCCAATTCGGGATGGTAGAAGCACAGTGGAATAGAATCCATCCTTTTGGTAAAAATCTCGTTTGGGAAGATACCTACCTCCAAGAGACGAAAGGTGGACGCTATCGCAATAACGAAAGTTTTGTTGTCAACGATATCTACCAAGCCGGACACTCGCGTTGTCATATCGATATTCTGGAGCAATTTAAGATTCGGGCATATACTTTAGCGCCCATCTTCATCGGCCCAAAACTGTGGGGACTGATAGCAGCATATCAACACTCCGGGCCGCGCCAATGGGCAAATTACGAAGTGGAGTTTCTGGGACAGGTAGGGGCACAATTAGGAGTAGCGATTCAGCAAGCCGAGAATTTGGCTCAGTCGAAACAACAGGCTTCTGCCCTACAAGATGCGATCGCAAGGCAACGAGCATTAACTGAAGTAGTCGGTAAAATTCGCTCCTCCCTGAATATTGATTTAATCCTAAAAACCACTTGCCAAGAAGTATGTAAACTGCTGCGAGTTGAGCGGGTTGGCGTTTATCGCTTCAATGAAGACTGGAGTGGCGAATTCGTCAGTAATTTCGGTATGGTTGAGGCACAGTGGGATAGCATCAATCCCTTTGGCAAAAATCTCGTTTGGGAAGATACCCACCTCCAAGAAACTAAAGGGGGACGCTATCGCAACAATGAAAATTTTGCCGTAGAGGATATTTACCAAGCTGGACACTCACGCTGTCACCTCGATATTTTGGAGCAGTTTAAGATTCGCGCTTATGCGCTAATCCCAATTTTTGTGGGAAGGAATCTCTGGGGATTGCTAGCTGCCTATCAACATTCTGCACCGCGCCAGTGGGATAGTGTGGAAGTGGAATTTTTAGGACAGGTTGCTAGCCAACTAGGAGTAGCACTGCAAAGTTCTCAAATGGTGACTCAAATTCAAACTCGCGCTGATGAACTGCAACAATCAGCTGAACAGCGCCGGATTTTATTTGATTTGGTCGTCAAAATTCGGGAATCCTTGGATTTGGAGACGATCCTTAAGACTACAGTACAGGAAGTGAGGCGATCGCTAAATACAGATCGAGTCGGCATCTTCCGTTTCGATCCGAATGTCGGTTTTTGCAGCGGTGAATTTATTGCTGAAGATGTCTTACCCAAGTTTGATTCTGCCCTTGCTGTGAAGGTACAAGACTATTGCTTCGGCGATCAATACGCACCCCAATATCGTCAAGGGCAAGTGCAAGTAATGTCTGATGTCAACAGCGTTGGCTCCAAAGTCCCTCATCTGGATGTAATTGAGCGATTCCAAGTCAAAGCACAGATTGTTGTGCCGTTGATGGAAGGGGATGAATTGTGGGGGTTGTTGTGCATTCACCAATGCACCCATACACGTCATTGGGAAGAAGCTGAATTGGAATTTGTCACCCAAGTGGCAGCTCAACTCAGTGTAGCACTACGTCAAGCCAACTTATTTCAACAATCCAGTTTACTGGGTCAAACTCGTGAAGAAGCGAATCAACTCGCTCAAGCACTGAATGAGCTGCGTACTGCCCAAATGCAAATTATCCACGCTGAAAAAATGGCCAGTTTGGGGCAACTGGTGGCGGGAGTTGCCCATGAAATTAATAACCCGATTAATTTCATTCACGGTAACTTAGAACACGCCCACCAATACACGCAAGAATTGCTTCGCTACGTGCAGCTTTTTTGGCATCATTATCCCAATGCCGCACCAGAAATCCAAGAGTTCTTCAAAAAAGCCGAAATAGAGTATTTGGTCGAGGATTTACCTCAATTATTCCAGTCCATGCAGGTAGGTACTGAACGCATTCGGGAAATTGTCACATCTTTGCGGAACTTCTCGCGCCTAGACGAAGCTGACTTCAAACCAGCAAATATTCACGAAGGCATCGACAGTACATTAATGATTTTACAAAACCGTTTGAAGCCCTCAGCCGATAGCCTCAACATTCATGTGAGCAAAGATTATGGTACTTTACCTCTAATAGAATGCTATCCCGGTCAGTTAAATCAGGTATTTATGAATTTGCTGTCCAATGCCATTGATGCTCTAGAAGAACGAACCACGCAGGAATCTTCTGAAGCACTGGCAAAAAACCCCTGCAAAATCCAAATTTCTACCTCCCTACTCAATAAAGATTGGATTGTCATTCGCATCGCCGACAACGGACTCGGCATAGATGAAAAAGTCCTCTCTCGACTGTTCGATCCATTTTTTACTACCAAGGTTGTCGGTAAAGGTACAGGTTTGGGACTGTCTATCAGTTATCAGATAGTTACAGAAAAACACAACGGTAAAATATACTGCCAATCTGAACTTGGCAAAGGTACAGAGTTTGTGATTGAGTTGCCGATTCGTCAGGTCGCAGCTAGAAAATCAGTAGCTAAACTCAAGGTGTTAGACCAGGTATAA
- a CDS encoding KH domain-containing protein: MFLSRSVQQPHHNFGTKLPTASPNYVELVRFLVQPFLESPETLSVDCEISQALNRVWVRIAFESTDKGKVFGRGGRNIQAIRTVIAAAAAAAGQSTYLDIYGSTTPGREGMSFDEETEERSPPPTKREPRNDEPKPIVKPRLR, encoded by the coding sequence ATGTTTTTGAGCAGGTCAGTGCAACAGCCGCATCATAATTTCGGAACAAAACTCCCAACAGCTAGCCCCAACTATGTTGAGCTGGTTCGGTTTTTGGTGCAGCCGTTTTTGGAATCTCCAGAGACATTAAGTGTCGATTGTGAAATTTCTCAGGCCCTCAACCGGGTTTGGGTTCGCATCGCCTTTGAAAGCACAGATAAAGGAAAAGTGTTTGGTCGAGGGGGACGCAATATTCAGGCGATTCGTACAGTAATTGCCGCAGCCGCAGCCGCAGCTGGGCAATCAACATACCTGGATATCTACGGCAGCACCACGCCGGGCCGCGAGGGTATGTCTTTTGATGAAGAGACAGAAGAGCGATCGCCACCGCCGACTAAGAGAGAACCGCGAAATGATGAGCCTAAACCCATTGTTAAACCACGCCTCCGCTAG
- the rpsP gene encoding 30S ribosomal protein S16, giving the protein MIKLRLKRFGKKREASYRIVAINNLARRDGRPLEELGFYNPRTDEVRLDVPGIVKRLQQGAQPTDTVRRILVKANVFEQVSATAAS; this is encoded by the coding sequence ATGATCAAACTGCGCTTGAAACGATTCGGTAAAAAGCGGGAAGCAAGTTACCGCATTGTCGCCATTAACAACCTCGCTCGCCGCGATGGCCGTCCCTTAGAAGAATTGGGTTTTTATAACCCCAGAACTGATGAAGTGCGACTAGACGTTCCCGGTATCGTCAAGCGACTACAACAAGGCGCTCAACCCACTGACACCGTTCGTCGCATTCTAGTAAAAGCTAATGTTTTTGAGCAGGTCAGTGCAACAGCCGCATCATAA